One genomic region from Anopheles bellator chromosome 2, idAnoBellAS_SP24_06.2, whole genome shotgun sequence encodes:
- the LOC131210016 gene encoding RNA-binding protein 34-like, translating into MKFTTDKKQKQKGKGVASGSKLMQKKTSKTEKVLPPPAINETLATPVKKGNKAAYQVKSVMSEKATKGKLKTKANKPKSGTKTPNQPESEDEDVPRGQKTTKTVAKKKAAVSTKPEDEVVTSESETEEEEDTAKEPVKPADKKKDVEHCVFVGNLPSSTTKSMVKSLFKQYGTILSVRFRGNLGQKIMHRKDQVKVKSLIAYVRFSAKEEVQKACAMDGQMVEQNRIRVCPQNQKQLGEVKSTVFVGNISTATTDNDLYEFFSTVGEIEYVRQIANKCIGFVCFKKGVSIKKALKLNQQQLNGRALRVMEVDPERTNVKKNKKGNPVKRNKLPQQGSTKNGGPTAQANDFHGKVVAGGGPKNKKKSGFGKKAKTAKIIAQKLKAAAKVSKPVS; encoded by the exons ATGAAGTTTACCACCGATAagaaacagaagcaaaaaGGGAAAGGTGTTGCCAGTGGTTCGAAGttaatgcaaaagaaaacatcaaagACAGAAAAGGTGTTGCCGCCGCCCGCTATCAATGAAACCCTTGCTACGCCGGTCAAGAAAGGAAATAAGGCCGCCTACCAAGTGAAATCAGTAATGTCGGAAAAAGCAACtaagggaaaattgaaaacaaaagcaaacaaacctaAATCCGGCACGAAGACACCGAACCAGCCGGAGTCGGAAGACGAAGATGTTCCGCGTGGCCAGAAAACCACCAAAACAGTGGCCAAAAAGAAAGCAG CTGTTTCCACGAAACCTGAAGATGAAGTTGTAACGTCGGAAAGCGAAACTGAAGAGGAAGAAGACACCGCTAAGGAGCCTGTTAAACCCGCGGATAAAAAGAAAGATG TCGAGCATTGCGTTTTCGTCGGAAACCTGCCTTCGAGCACCACAAAGTCCATGGTTAAGTCTCTTTTCAAACAGTACGGCACCATTTTGTCTGTACGGTTCAGAGGAAACCTCGGGCAAAAGATAATGCATCGAAAGGATCAGGTAAAGGTAAAGTCTCTGATTGCCTACGTGCGCTTCTCGGCAAAAGAAGAGGTGCAAAAAGCTTGTGCGATGGACGGACAGATGGTGGAGCAGAATCGGATCCGGGTGTGTCCGCAAAATCAGAAACAATTGGGAGAGGTAAAATCGACGGTTTTCGTAGGAAACATTTCAACAG CTACAACGGACAACGATTTGTACGAATTCTTCAGTACCGTCGGTGAGATAGAGTACGTGCGACAGATCGCTAACAAGTGCATCGGATTCGTTTGCTTCAAGAAAGGAGTGTCCATCAAAAAAGCGCTAAAGCTGAACCAACAACAGCTTAACGGACGTGCGCTGCGTGTCATGGAAGTGGATCCGGAGCGGACCAatgtgaagaaaaacaagaaaggCAATCCAGTGAAGAGGAACAAGTTGCCGCAGCAGGGATCGAccaaaaatggtggccccaCGGCCCAGGCAAATGACTTCCACGGTAAGgtggtggctggcggtggacccaaaaacaagaagaagTCAGGGTTTGGGAAAAAGGCTAAAACCGCCAAGATAATTGCCCAGAAGCTGAAGGCAGCCGCGAAAGTTTCTAAGCCCGTCtcataa